In Pyrus communis chromosome 8, drPyrComm1.1, whole genome shotgun sequence, one genomic interval encodes:
- the LOC137742103 gene encoding putative pentatricopeptide repeat-containing protein At1g12700, mitochondrial yields MMRATTAAAASFWKVGYGSSRTRGMPPCLLQASSVVVFFNNYLALFHSRPFKSTESRNTQHHQLVKITNAEDALNVFDEMLHRRPLPSVVLFTRVLGQLAKLKHYSTVISLNNQMVVSGISPNVYTLNIIINCFCHMHQMGFSLSILGKFFRFGFEPDVTTFNTLINGFLLEDRAAEAVEFFNKMLESGNCKPNVVSFGTLVKGLCMIGNNSAAIQLLKKMEEGDCKPDLAAYSMVIDSLCKDTLVVDALKLFSKMTSKGIAPNVMTYTSLIHGVCKLQDWKEATRLLNEMVSKHIFPNVHTFNVLVDTFCKEGMVQEARSVVEMMTQRDIVPNTITYNSLIDGYCLRGEMDEAKKVFEIMLSKGCMVNARTYNILINGYSKHKRIDDARMIFLEMSHKGVVPDTVTYSTLIDGFCKMGRTQDAQNLFSQMQACGQLPKIQTYNSLLDGLCKNQQFPKAVELLEEMEGKKLDFNIVTYNILIQGLCRAEKVEYAWDLFRSLSSKGIQPDVWTYTIMISGFCNRRLTCEAANLLREMEESGCSPNDCTYNTIIRGFFNNNETSRAVMIIQEMVERGFSADALTTELIVNLLSKNKVDPALLAFIESP; encoded by the coding sequence ATGATGCGGGCAACAacagctgctgctgcttcttttTGGAAGGTTGGTTATGGCAGCAGCCGCACCAGAGGTATGCctccatgtcttcttcaagcTTCTTCTGTTGTTGTTTTCTTCAACAATTACTTGGCTTTGTTTCACTCTCGACCTTTTAAATCGACCGAATCTAGAAACACCCAACACCACCAGCTTGTGAAAATCACTAATGCTGAGGATGCTCTCAATGTGTTCGATGAAATGCTTCACAGGCGTCCTCTGCCTTCCGTTGTCCTTTTCACTCGAGTGTTGGGTCAACTTGCCAAGTTGAAGCATTACTCCACAGTCATCTCCTTGAATAACCAAATGGTTGTGTCAGGAATTAGTCCGAATGTTTATACCTTAAACATTATCATTAATTGCTTTTGCCATATGCACCAAATGGGGTTTAGCTTGTCTATCTTGGGAAAATTCTTCAGATTTGGTTTTGAAccggatgtcacaaccttcaaCACTCTAATCAACGGCTTTCTTCTTGAGGATAGAGCGGCCGAGGCTGTagaatttttcaataaaatgttgGAGAGTGGTAATTGCAAGCCGAATGTGGTTTCTTTCGGCACGTTAGTTAAGGGTCTTTGCATGATAGGTAACAATAGTGCAGCAATCCAATTGCTTAAGAAGATGGAAGAAGGAGATTGCAAGCCTGACTTAGCTGCCTATAGCATGGTCATTGACAGTCTTTGCAAGGATACTCTAGTTGTTGACGCACTGAAGCTCTTCTCAAAAATGACGAGTAAGGGTATTGCCCCAAATGTCATGACCTATACCTCTTTGATTCATGGAGTTTGCAAATTACAGGATTGGAAAGAAGCTACAAGATTGTTGAATGAAATGGTGAGTAAACATATCTTTCCAAATGTGCACACCTTCAATGTATTGGTTGACACATTCTGCAAAGAGGGGATGGTCCAGGAAGCAAGGAGCGTGGTCGAAATGATGACGCAAAGGGATATAGTACCCAATACAATTACATACAATTCGCTTATAGATGGTTACTGTTTGCGAGGAGAAATGGACGAGGCTAAAAAGGTTTTTGAAATAATGCTTAGCAAAGGCTGCATGGTTAATGCTCGTACTTACAACATATTGATAAATGGCTATTCTAAGCATAAAAGGATAGATGATGCTCGGATGATTTTTCTAGAAATGTCTCATAAGGGAGTTGTTCCAGATACGGTTACTTATAGCACTCTTATTGATGGGTTTTGCAAGATGGGGAGAACACAAGATGCACAAAACTTGTTCTCTCAAATGCAAGCTTGTGGCCAACTTCCAAAGATTCAAACGTATAATTCTTTACTGGATGGCCTTTGTAAAAACCAACAATTTCCCAAGGCAGTTGAATTGTTGGAAGAGATGGAGggaaagaagttggattttaacATTGTCACTTATAATATTCTTATTCAAGGTTTGTGCAGAGctgaaaaagttgaatatgcatgGGATCTCTTTCGTAGTTTgtcatcaaaaggaattcaaccTGATGTCTGGACATATACTATAATGATCAGTGGATTTTGTAATCGGCGACTTACATGTGAAGCAGCAAACTTGCTAAGGGAAATGGAAGAAAGCGGCTGTTCTCCGAATGATTGCACGTACAACACAATTATCCGAGGGTTTTTCAATAACAACGAGACATCAAGGGCAGTGATGATTATCCAAGAAATGGTGGAGAGGGGTTTTTCTGCAGATGCTTTAACTACGGAGTTGATAGTTAATTTATTGTCTAAAAATAAAGTCGATCCCGCTTTGTTGGCATTTATAGAAAGTCCGTGA